Genomic segment of Pirellulales bacterium:
AGCCTTCGTTTACTGGCCGCCCCAATAACTAGCCAAACGATTGCCGGGGCCTTAGCGATGATTATGCGACCCACCGCGGCCTCCGAGCTGTACGCGAGCAAATAGCACTTCGGGTCGAAAGCCTCCTCAACAAAAAAGGCACCCTTAATGCCAGGGGATGCCCGGATTACAATCCGCAAACCCGCAACGCGCACAATTAGACCGAAAGTGTCTAATCAGGGTTACAAAGCGGCGAAAACGGATTTCAGACTGTCCAACGACCGGCTCCTTCAGCGGCCGATGATAACCGGCTATGCTAAGCGTCGTGCATGGTGATTTTCGCCAACAGTTATTAGCTAAGCAGCGTTTTAGGGGCGAGGCCGCAGGCCCCAGCGATGATTCTCGAAGGCATAGTCACAACGATCAACGTCGACGGCTCGGTTAATATCTCGCCGATGGGCCCAATCGTTGAACCGGATATGACACAGCTGACGCTGCGCCCTTACGAGACTTCGGCCACGTTGCAGAATCTGCTCCGTACCAAACAAGGCGTATTCCATGTCACCGACGATGTCGAGCTACTGGCCCGGGCTGCGGTCGATCGTCTCGAAGTTATGCCGCCGCTCGTGCGCGCTGCCAAGATAGATGGTTGGATCCTGGCCGATGCTTGTCGATGGTATGCCTTCGAAGTGCGCGAGGTAGACACGGGCGAGCCGCGCGCCCGGCTCCAGGCGGCCGTGCTCGACCGCGGGCGCATCCGCGACTTTTTTGGCCTCAATCGCGCGAAGCATGCCGTGGTCGAGGCTGCCATCCTGGCGACCCGCCTCGGCTTTCTGCCGATCGACGAGGTTCGCGGCGAGATGCGCCGGTTGGCGGTTTTGGTCGAGAAGACCGGCGGGCCGGCCGAGCACCGCGCGTTTCGCTTCCTCGGCGATTTTATTCAAGCCGAGGCATCCTCGTCTGCTGCCGGGGTGACGGATCACGGATCCGGGCCGACGGCTTCCGGCATCGAATCCACTCCCTGAAGGAACCCCATGTCGCGCCGTGTGGTCGAGGTGACAACCGGTAGCCGCTTGCACTTTGGGCTGATGTCTTTCGGCCGTTCCGACGTGCGCCAATTCGGCGGCGTCGGGGTGATGATCGACACGCCCGCGGTCAAGCTGCGCCTCTCGGCGGCCGCCGACCTGCAGGTGACAGGGCCTTCGGCCGCGCAGACTCTGCGCTATGTGGAATCCGTGGCCCAGGCGGAATGGTTTGGCCGCCGCCCGCGATGCCATATCGAAGTATTATCCATGCCGACTCCGCACGTCGGACTCGGCAGCGGAACGCAATTGGCGCTGGCTGTCGTTGCAGGGCTCAATGCCTTGTACGACCGCACGCCGCTCACGGCCGAGCAATTGGCCGGCACGGTCGCACGCGGCCGGCGGTCGGCCGTTGGGCTGTACGGTTTTTTGCAGGGAGGGCTGATCTTCGAGGCCGGAAAGCTGGCGGAGGACGAGATTTCGCCCTTGGTCAGCCGCGTGCCCATTCCCGAGCCGTGGCGCTTCTTGCTCGTCCGGCCCACCGATGGTGAGGGACTATCGGGCGATGCCGAGCGGGTGGCCTTCGATCGCGTTCCCCCTGTGCCGGCCGATGCCACGGCTCGTATGTGTCATGAGGCAGCGGAAGTGCTGGTGCCGGCCGCGACGTCGGCAGACTTCCAGCGGTTTAGCGAGTCGCTGTCCCGATTTGGTCGCGAGGCGGGGAGCTGTTTTGCCCCCCTGCAGGGAGGAATCTACGCCTCGGGCCGAATCAGTCAGGTCGCCGACGCCTTGGCCGCGCTGGGCATCGTCGGCGTCGGGCAATCTTCGTGGGGCCCCACGGTATTTGCCATGCTGCCAAACCAGCAGGCGGCCGAAAATGCGCTGCGGCAGTTCGCCGGCAGCGAGGCGGCCCGTGCCGCCGACTGTTTGATCGCGCGCCCAATGAATCGCCCAGCGCACATCGAGGTTCGATCGGAGTAGCCGCGCGACGGCGCCGTCCATATTTCCTGGCTTTTTCGTCATGTCGCGGATACACTGAAAAGCGGGGAGGGACGCGGCAGCGCGACCTCGCGGTTGCGCGTCGCACGCATCTCTCAGGCGTGGTGGGGACGGGCACTCATCTATTCGTTCTTGTCGTTCCCGCTTCGTTAGGGCACGGTTCGCCGTCAGGGGGACTTCTAGCGCGCAGGACAACCTTCAGCCGTGGCTGAAGTTGGTACAGACTCGTTGCCGCGTTTTATCGCGGTGCGTGTCGGCAAGAGGCATCGTGAAACGACGTCCTGGTTTGTGTCACACAGCCGGAGGGTCGACGGATGTCCGTTACGTTTCATTGCCCGAACGGGCACCTGCTCAAGGTCAAGGACAAGTACGCGGGTCAAACGGGCCTGTGTCCGAAGTGCCAGGCCCGCGTGCTGGTGCCGAAACTTCCGGAACCACTTTCGGACGACGCAATCGCCGATTTGCTTGGCCCGCCGGTGGTCGACGATCGGCCCGTTCATCAAGAACCCACGTCAAGCGACATGGCCGGCAGTTCGGGCTCGAGCTTGATCTCGGCCAACATGGCGGCCCGCGACACCAAGGTCTGCCCCAAGTGCAAACGGGAAGTCCGGGTTTGCTACACGCTTTGTCCGCATTGCCAGACGTATTTCTCGGACGTGAGAGAAATCAGCCGGCGTCTTTCGCATTGAGAGATTGAATTGCGGTGCGATGTGACGTGCGCGCCTCGTGGTTTCACCACAGCAGCCGACCGCCATCAATGACCAGCATCGCCCCGGTCATGTAGCTCGAAGCGTCGCTGGCCAGATAGAGCGCGAGTGCGCCTATTTCGCGCGGTTCGCCCAGCCGGCCCATGGGAATCGTTGCCTCGATATCCGTGCGCAACTCCGGGCGCTCGTTGAACCAACGCCGATTGGCGTCGGTGAGAAACGTGCCGGGCGCGATGGCGTTTACCGTCACGCCGGAGGCGGCCCAATCAGCGGCCACACTTTTGGTGAACATGGCGAGCGCCGCCTTGGTCGTCTCGTAGGTACGGCCGCGCATTTGTTTACCGGCCACTAGCGCCGAAATGGACGAGACATTGATCACGCGGCCTTGTCTGCGCGGCAACATCGCGCCGCCGATAAGCTTGGTACAGAGGAATGCCTGCGTCAGGTTCAAGTCCACAATCCGCTGCCAATCGGCCAGCGGCAACTCTTCGGTGGGGAGATTGATCCGCCGCCCGCCGACATTGTTGACCAGGATATCGATCGGACCGTGTTCGGCGAGCGCCCGGTGGCACATCGCCTCGGCCGCGGCCGGCTCGGCCAGATCGGCGGGCAAGAGCGAGATTCGCGCGGTGCAGGTTTGGGCAAGATCCTGTCTGGCCGTCTCCAATTGATCGGCGTCACGGCCCACCAGGATCAAATCCGCACCCGCCTCGCCGAGGGCGCGCGCGATTTCCAACCCCAGCCCGCGGCTACCACCGGTGACCAGGGCGCGACGACCGTCGAGCTTCAAGGAATCCCAAACTGTCATGGGTTTGACCTCGGTGGCAATGCGCCGCTGTTACGCCAAGTACGACTCAGATTTCCCCCTCTTCACGCAGCATGCGCACCGTGTGCCGCAAGGCGTCGGCCGTGCGGGCGAGATCATCGTCGGTATGCACGGCCGAGGTAGGTCCGCCGGGCCAGGAGAAAATCTCGACGCCATGCAACAACATTCCCAACCGCAGCTTGACGATCAGCGAGCGGCGCGCCGGGGTCTTGAGCACGCGATAGTCGAGCTTGCCCGAGTCGATTTCGGCGGCGCGTGGGCGATGCCCCTCGGGATCGGTAAAAATATGGAACCCGGAAAACGTGCCGTAAACGATCCACGGCACTTGCTCATCGTGCAGCACGCGATTCAAAGCCTCGCGGAGCCGCGCAGCATAATCATTCGCCCGCGTGCAGGCGTCGGTCGAGGCGACAAGCTCGAGCGTGGCGATACCGGCCGCGGCCGACAGTGGCCCACCGTTGAACGTGCCGTGATGCCCGATTTTCTCCCGGTCGGCTGCTGTCGACTTGGCAAAGTCGAGCTGCTCCATGACGTCCTGGCGCCCGACGATCGCCCCGCCCGGCAGTCCGCCGGCCAAGATTTTCGCCAGCGTCGTTAGATCCGGCTTGATCTTGTAGCACGCCTGGGCGCCGCCGGGCGAACAGCGAAATCCCGAGATGACTTCGTCGAAGATCAAAAGCGCGCCGCGCGCCTGGGTCATTTCGGCCAGCGCCGCGATAAACGACGGAGCAAGCGGCACTTGTCCCCAACTGGCCCCCGTCGGCTCGACGATCACCGCGGCAATATCATCGTGGCTGGCCAAAATCTGCCGTGTTGCTTCGATATCGCCTGGCGGGGCCAACAGGACGTTCTCGGCCACTTCGGCCAAAACGCCTGGCGTGGGAGTGCCATCGAAATGCGATCCCACGCCAAACGCCATGTGGTCGTGCCAGCCGTGAAAGTGTCCGGCAAAGCGCAGGATTTTGGCCCGCTTCGTAAATGCCCGCGCCAGGCGCAGCGCCAGTAGCGTGGCCTCGGTTCCCGAATTCGTGAACCGCACCATCTCGGCCGCGGGGATAAGTTGCTGAACCAGTTCGCCCCAGCGAATCTCTAGTTCGTGGCCGGCGCCGTAGTGCGTGCCGAGCGGCAACTGCTGCGCGATAGCCTCCACGACCGTGGGATGATTATGCCCCAGCAGCAGGGCCCCATGGCCGCCCGCGTAGTCGACATACTCATTGCCATCGACGTCCCATTTGCGCGATCCGGCAGCACGCTGGACATAAATCGGATACGGTTCGAGGTAGCGACCGTCGTGAGTGACGCCGCTCGGAAAGACCTGGCGCGCGCGCTGGTAAAGTTCTGCCGAGGTCGGCGTCCGCCGGCGGTAGGCATCGACAATGGGAGAATGCGTGGGACTCATGAAAAAGTTGCCTGCGCTCAGGGTGTCCGTGTTCCAGCCGCACAGCCGACTCTGACACTGTAACGAGCCGGGACCGGGTTTGTCACGTTAACGGACGGGTTCGAGGGATCTCCAAAACTTCGTGATAATGCGTGCCTAGTGCGGCCGCGGCCTGCCGTGCATCAAAGTGTGCCACGACTCGCTGTCTGCAGGCTGTCGCATATTGGCGACGCAGCGGTTCGTTGTCGAGAAGTTTGACGATCGCCGTCGCAAGTGCCGCGGCATCGCCCGGCGGCACAAGTTCGGCAGAATCGGACGACAGAATTTCGCGTGTGCCACCCACGTCGGTAGCCACGATCGGCAAGCCCGAGGCCGCTGCTTCGAGCAGCACGCGGCCCAACGGCTCTTGCCGCGCCGGGTGAATCAGCAGAGTCAACTCATTCAACAGCTCGGGTATGTCGGACCGCAATCCGACAAAATGGCCACGGCCCACCAGCGTTCCCTCGGCAAAGCGGCTGCGCACCGCCTGCTCGTGCTCGCGGGCTTCATCCTTGTCGGAGTAGCGGCTTCCCGCGATCACAAAATGCGCATCGGGAAAACGCTCGGCAACGAGCGCCGCCGCGTGCGCCAAGACGTCGTGCCCCTTGCGCAGCACGAGTTGCCCAATCGTGCCTAGCAGGATCGCGTGCTGCGGAATCTTTAGCTCTGCCTGCAGCCAACCACGGCGAGGGCGTGGCGAGAACCGGTCGAGATCGACGCCATTGTGCAAGACAAACGTTCTCTCGACGGCGATACCCTGCGCGACGTGAAAATCCGCCGTCGCCTGCGACACCGCCAACAACCGAGACAGTCGGTTGAGATCGGCCACTGCCTGACTGCTGAGACCAATAATATCGCGTAGGTGTCCGATGCCGGGTATTCGCTCGGCCGCCATGATCGGCCCTACCAGCCGTCCCATCGACAGACTATTGGCATGCACAAGGTCCGGCTTTATCCGCGCGACAGTGGCCTGGAGCTGCTGGCGAATTTCAGCCTGTTGCAGCCGTCGTCCCTGGGGGTCGACAGTACTTAGTGGGGTAATCCGGATGCCGTGGGCGGTCAACGCCGCGGCCAACGGGCTACCGGCCGGTGCCAATGCCTGAAAGGTGAAATCGCGCTCGGCAAGTGACGGCAGCACGGCGAGCAGGGATTGCTCACCGCCGTTGAGCGTCGGGTATTCAAAGAGCAGCAGTACCCGCGGCATGATTGGACCACCCGGCGAATGCGTTGTGCACGCTGGGCTATAGCAAACCGTAGCCGGCCAATGTCGAGCGGAGCTTGGCTTCCTCGGCCGGTCCGAGAGGGGTCATAGGCAGTCGCAACTCGCCGGTATCGCGCCCCAACAACCGCATGGCGAGCTTGATCGGAATAGGATTTGTCGCCAGACCGAGCATGTCTCGGCACAGAGGGAATAGCTTCTTGTGCCACCGCTGCGCGTCGGCGATGTTGCCCGTGTCGAACGCCATGAGCAGCGCATTCATATCCTGCGGTACCACGTTGCCCACGACCGAGATCACACCGCGTCCGCCAATGGCCAAAAGCGGCAACGTCAGGCTGTCGTCGCCGCTGAGCAGCGTGAGGTTCGTCAGGGCCAGCACCTGCGAGGCTTGATCCATCGAGCCGGTCGCTTCCTTGACCATGGTGATGTTCTTCAGCTCGGCCATCCGCGCAATCGTCTCGGGCTCGATGTTCTTGCCGGTGCGCCCGGGAATGTTGTACACGCAGATCGGCAAGTCGGTCGCTTCGGCCAGCGCTTTGAAATGCTGATAAAAACCTTCTTGCGTGGGCTTGTTGTAGTAGGGAGCCACGACCAGGGAGGCATCGGCACCTGACTTGGCGGCATGGCGGGCCAATCGCAGGGCCTCGCGCGTGCTGTTCGAGCCGGTGCCGGGCATGACTTTGATCCGTCCGGCGGCGATCTGCACCGTCTCGGCAATCACGCGCTCGTGCTCATCATGCGACAACGTCGGAGACTCGCCGGTCGTACCGACGGGGCAGATGCACTTCGTGCCGGCAGCCACCTGAAAATCGATCTGCGCCCGGAACACTGGCCAATCGATCTCGCCATTCTTAAACGGCGTGGTGATGGCAACCGAAAGACCGGCGAAGGCTTCACCTTTGGTCGTCATGGAAAGCTCACGCGGTCTGGGCCGCGCTAAATGGGGGTGAATCGTGGCAACGGGCGAGGAACGAATCGCGCTCGCGCATCATAGAGCACTGGGTTTTTCATGCAAAGGGGGCGAACGGTGGAGTACGGGACGCCACGGTGCTGCCGATGTAATTCCGGCTCGAACCTTGCGGACTTCGGCGGCGAAACCGCGCCTCGAGAGGTTCTTAAGGGAGTGTAACGAGCAGCTTCATTTCCCGCACCGCCGCCTGCAGGCCAACCATCAATGCGCGGGCCACTATGCTGTGTCCGATATTCAGTTCGCCCATATGCGCCATGCGGGCTACAGGCAAGACGTTGCGATAGGTCAGGCCGTGGCCGGCGTGCAGCGTCATCCCTTGCTCGACAATCTGGCGGCCGGCTTCCACCAGCTTGGCCAGCTCCGCGGCCTGCTTGGCGCCGCTGGCCAACGCGTATTGCCCGGTGTGCAATTCCACGGCGTCCGCGCCCAGTTTTTTGGCCGCTTCGATCGCTTTGCGATCGGCGTCCAGAAACAAGCTCACCACGATGCCGGCATCACGCAAGCGCTTGATCGCCGCGCCGACCTTCGCTTCCACTCCGACGACGTCGAGTCCTCCTTCGGTGGTGACTTCTTCACGCTGTTCCGGCACCAGTGTGACCTGGTCGGGGCGTGTCTGGCAGGCAATCGCCAGCACGTCGTTGTCGCACGCCAATTCCAAGTTCAGTTTGACTGTGACGGTTTCGCGCAGGATGCGCAGATCACGGTCCTGAATATGGCGGCGATCTTCGCGCAGATGAATCGTGATGCCATCGGCCCCGCCCAGTTCGGCCGCGGCGGCCGCCCAGACGGGATCTGGTTCGTAAGTGCGGCGCGCTTGCCGGACGGTCGCTACGTGATCGATATTGACGCCGAGTTGTGCCATGCGATGCAATGCAAATTCTGTCGAGCGGGGGGCGTGTGCCGAGCTGTTGTCGGCCGTATCGCGAAGATTATAGTTGGGAGGTGCCAGGGGGCATAGGTTCGCTAAGTTCGAGTGCCGGCTGCCGTCTAGGCACCGTCAGTATTGCCCATGCGATGGCCGGCACGCCACGCAGCGACGCGGGGCAATCGTAATTACGGGGAGGTTCTGGTCGATGGATGTCGCGCGCTGGGTCACCTTGATTGCTTTGACATTGTTTCTGGTCGAGGGGTTCACGCTGAGCGTATTTCCCACACAGTTCAAAGAGTTCCTGGCACAGGCCGATCCGCGCGCTCTGCAAGCCATGGGACTTATTGAGACGGTGGCGGCGGTTAGCCTGATCGCAGGCATACTCGTGGGCTAACCGACCGCGGCGCCTTAACGACGACGGCGCCC
This window contains:
- a CDS encoding glycosyltransferase family 4 protein: MPRVLLLFEYPTLNGGEQSLLAVLPSLAERDFTFQALAPAGSPLAAALTAHGIRITPLSTVDPQGRRLQQAEIRQQLQATVARIKPDLVHANSLSMGRLVGPIMAAERIPGIGHLRDIIGLSSQAVADLNRLSRLLAVSQATADFHVAQGIAVERTFVLHNGVDLDRFSPRPRRGWLQAELKIPQHAILLGTIGQLVLRKGHDVLAHAAALVAERFPDAHFVIAGSRYSDKDEAREHEQAVRSRFAEGTLVGRGHFVGLRSDIPELLNELTLLIHPARQEPLGRVLLEAAASGLPIVATDVGGTREILSSDSAELVPPGDAAALATAIVKLLDNEPLRRQYATACRQRVVAHFDARQAAAALGTHYHEVLEIPRTRPLT
- a CDS encoding SDR family NAD(P)-dependent oxidoreductase, whose translation is MTVWDSLKLDGRRALVTGGSRGLGLEIARALGEAGADLILVGRDADQLETARQDLAQTCTARISLLPADLAEPAAAEAMCHRALAEHGPIDILVNNVGGRRINLPTEELPLADWQRIVDLNLTQAFLCTKLIGGAMLPRRQGRVINVSSISALVAGKQMRGRTYETTKAALAMFTKSVAADWAASGVTVNAIAPGTFLTDANRRWFNERPELRTDIEATIPMGRLGEPREIGALALYLASDASSYMTGAMLVIDGGRLLW
- a CDS encoding pyridoxine 5'-phosphate synthase, whose protein sequence is MAQLGVNIDHVATVRQARRTYEPDPVWAAAAAELGGADGITIHLREDRRHIQDRDLRILRETVTVKLNLELACDNDVLAIACQTRPDQVTLVPEQREEVTTEGGLDVVGVEAKVGAAIKRLRDAGIVVSLFLDADRKAIEAAKKLGADAVELHTGQYALASGAKQAAELAKLVEAGRQIVEQGMTLHAGHGLTYRNVLPVARMAHMGELNIGHSIVARALMVGLQAAVREMKLLVTLP
- a CDS encoding DUF447 domain-containing protein, producing MILEGIVTTINVDGSVNISPMGPIVEPDMTQLTLRPYETSATLQNLLRTKQGVFHVTDDVELLARAAVDRLEVMPPLVRAAKIDGWILADACRWYAFEVREVDTGEPRARLQAAVLDRGRIRDFFGLNRAKHAVVEAAILATRLGFLPIDEVRGEMRRLAVLVEKTGGPAEHRAFRFLGDFIQAEASSSAAGVTDHGSGPTASGIESTP
- the dapA gene encoding 4-hydroxy-tetrahydrodipicolinate synthase → MTTKGEAFAGLSVAITTPFKNGEIDWPVFRAQIDFQVAAGTKCICPVGTTGESPTLSHDEHERVIAETVQIAAGRIKVMPGTGSNSTREALRLARHAAKSGADASLVVAPYYNKPTQEGFYQHFKALAEATDLPICVYNIPGRTGKNIEPETIARMAELKNITMVKEATGSMDQASQVLALTNLTLLSGDDSLTLPLLAIGGRGVISVVGNVVPQDMNALLMAFDTGNIADAQRWHKKLFPLCRDMLGLATNPIPIKLAMRLLGRDTGELRLPMTPLGPAEEAKLRSTLAGYGLL
- a CDS encoding aspartate aminotransferase family protein, whose amino-acid sequence is MSPTHSPIVDAYRRRTPTSAELYQRARQVFPSGVTHDGRYLEPYPIYVQRAAGSRKWDVDGNEYVDYAGGHGALLLGHNHPTVVEAIAQQLPLGTHYGAGHELEIRWGELVQQLIPAAEMVRFTNSGTEATLLALRLARAFTKRAKILRFAGHFHGWHDHMAFGVGSHFDGTPTPGVLAEVAENVLLAPPGDIEATRQILASHDDIAAVIVEPTGASWGQVPLAPSFIAALAEMTQARGALLIFDEVISGFRCSPGGAQACYKIKPDLTTLAKILAGGLPGGAIVGRQDVMEQLDFAKSTAADREKIGHHGTFNGGPLSAAAGIATLELVASTDACTRANDYAARLREALNRVLHDEQVPWIVYGTFSGFHIFTDPEGHRPRAAEIDSGKLDYRVLKTPARRSLIVKLRLGMLLHGVEIFSWPGGPTSAVHTDDDLARTADALRHTVRMLREEGEI